The following proteins are encoded in a genomic region of Necator americanus strain Aroian chromosome II, whole genome shotgun sequence:
- a CDS encoding hypothetical protein (NECATOR_CHRII.G8632.T2) — MILPLIYAAFLTVTCFSEENDPVNVTCPEYYTDFTKEEVTRCHNLTVGSYSYDEADRLCRVKGAELSTASNLEELQMLREQAQQLLIDGKVLLNRGTNSNDTCVIFEVNSTDSFMEVQCDSEEAQGVTAFSCMLPDRPTPCTAEDGGRSCKLTMCPKGHVGYYRKKGNLVCHKIINKPAVWPEAKKMCEELGDSYKLASFEDGQEAGSVMGKYKFWNLELMVGRRPVVKAKLAVAWLLSLGKSLFATPAYSLPQYPAHWALPSQTSDGMATGERRSNLRLLRTSLILDQGDTRTTRHGDCLRLCTYNARTVSTDADLHALLGAAERIKFHVIALQETKCRRSDVRQMNDGTLVIRGEKVPSRNVGGVGFVVHPSVVHLVDSHEILSPRLAILRLRPLRQKSISIINCYSPTSAADDSELDAFYEELEEVVHNEKSFYKFVVGDFNAKLGKATEEEYRIGRFGLGDRNENGNRLAGLLSAARLFHGNSLFMKKDHRRWTWESPNGATRAEIDHILTNRRWCLLDVSVVPSFCSGSDHRLLRAKIRLSHTMEKNICYRQRRRKEVVYDDCVLEDSLSQGDWHIEEDPNVDYEMLLRGLRACAERASKSRTTNLDRISKTTKELLGRRRALRLDPNASHIERLVANTSCRKALQEDLSKYRQKKILEAAQRRTSLKKCRRDLREYNIPLATLLSEDGTRTSSRREMEIITERFYSNLFRSSTPVSSPIIPTGDAPPRILPSEVRVAIKSMKPGTAPGPDFISADFLRAGGHPLHVILAAHMTSYLQKERIPDQWKTSRTVLIHKKGDREDLRNYRPICLLSVLYKVFTKIILTRISRTLDEAQPQEQAGFRQGFSCLDHIQTVSRVIEVCREYRLPLVLTFVDYEKAFDSVETNAILSALVDQGVDASYVRTLANCYERCTTRIQLFHRPLTIPIGKGVRQGDTISPKLFTAALQWIMKSLSWEERGIRVDGRFLSNLRFADDIVLFSSSTNEAETMLNELNEAGKRIGLRINRKKTQFMKNAHCEDGGVQLEGSQIVETPSYVYLGRSMNMENDLKEELNRRMRAAWAAFAAVREATDQLTDHDLRAHLFDSTVLPALCYAAETWADTAATSRKLLITHRALERCLLKFNRRTQHLAGLRSSDLRGMSRLRDPAEYVSKAKHRWAGHIMRRIDDRWTKRTLEWIPRDAKRPRGRPPTRWSDVFAARMDQLRAQLDTAQGPRQQEARRMFQCHRENCYGTLWIGGKRQATSLFEWEFDGSLGEIGPYNNFDDGEPDGDRHNKTEDCLAIFIDAATYLDQHCTDDLSKLRESYYEIRGFVCTSRRDSHPSEE, encoded by the exons ATGATCCTTCCTCTTATATACGCTGCATTTTTAACCGTAA CATGCTTTTCGGAAGAAAATGACCCAGTTAACGTCACGTGTCCTGAGTATTACACTGACTTCACTAAAGAAGAAGTGACTAGATGTCATAAC CTCACAGTAGGTTCATACTCGTACGACGAAGCGGACAGACTTTGTAGAGTGAAAGGAGCTGAACTATCAACGGCGTCAAATCTTGAAGAGCTGCAAATGCTGAGAG AACAAGCACAACAGCTATTGATCGATGGGAAAGTGTTGTTGAATAGAGGAACGAA CTCAAACGACACTTGCGTCATTTTTGAAGTCAACAGTACAGATTCTTTTATGGAGGTACAATGTGACAGCGAG GAAGCGCAAGGAGTTACTGCCTTCTCATGCATGTTACCTGACCGCCCAACCCCCTGTACAGCGGAAGACGGTGGCCGATCGTGCAAACTGACTATGTGCCCCAAAGGACATGTTGGGTACTATCGAAAGAAAGGAAACCTTGTCTGTCACAAG ATAATCAACAAGCCTGCAGTATGGCCAGAAGCTAAGAAAATGTGCGAGGAGCTGGGCGACAGCTACAAGTTGGCATCATTTGAGGATGGGCAAGAGGCAGGGAGTGTGATGGGTAAATACAAGTTTTGGAATTTGGAATTAATG gttgggcgacgacctgtggtgaaagctaagctcgccgtggcatggctgcttagtttggggaaaagtctctttgccactccagcatattcactgcctcagtaccctgcacactgggccctgccgtctcagacgtcggacggtatggcgaccggtgagaggcgatcaaatctcaggttgctcaggacgtcattgattctggaccaaggcgacacacgcacgactcgccatggagactgtctcagactgtgtacttacaacgcgagaacagtttccacagacgccgacctgcatgcccttctcggagctgcagagcgtatcaaatttcacgtgattgctctgcaggagaccaagtgcagaaggagcgacgtacgacagatgaatgacggtacactcgtcattcgtggagagaaggttccgtcgcgaaatgtaggcggtgttggtttcgttgtgcacccatctgtcgtccatctcgtcgattctcacgagatcctgtcacctcgtctggccattcttcgcctccgccctctgcgccaaaaatccatcagtatcatcaactgctattcaccaacatcagcagctgatgattccgaattggacgcgttttacgaggagctggaggaagtagtccacaacgagaagtccttttacaaattcgttgtcggagacttcaacgcaaaactaggaaaggccacagaagaggaatacaggattggaagatttggactaggggaccggaatgaaaatggcaatcgtctcgccgggctgttgtccgccgctcgcctctttcatgggaactctcttttcatgaaaaaagatcatcgtcggtggacatgggaatcgcccaatggcgcgactcgtgcggagatcgaccacatactcaccaaccggaggtggtgtctacttgacgtctcagtagtaccatccttttgtagtggttctgatcaccgtctccttcgtgcgaaaatacgacttagccacacgatggaaaagaacatctgctatcggcaacgaaggagaaaagaagtcgtctacgacgattgcgtactcgaggactccctgtcccaaggtgactggcacatcgaggaggacccaaacgtggactacgagatgctgctcagaggattacgagcctgtgctgaacgtgcctcgaagtcgcgcacgacaaacttggatcgaatttcgaagaccaccaaggaattgttaggaagaagaagggctttgaggcttgatccgaatgcatcgcacattgagcggttagtagcaaacactagctgcagaaaagcgttgcaggaggatctttcgaagtacaggcagaagaagattctagaagcagcacaaagaagaacgagtctaaagaagtgccgcagggacctccgcgaatataatattccgctagcaaccttgctgagcgaagacgggactcgcacgtcttctcgtcgtgagatggaaatcattacggagaggttctactcgaaccttttccgttcatcaactcctgtgtcaagcccaatcatccccactggcgatgctccaccacggattctcccttcggaagtacgagtcgctatcaagagcatgaaacctggcacagcccccggacctgattttatatcagcagactttcttcgggctggtggccatccgcttcatgtaatcttagcagcgcacatgacatcctatcttcagaaagaaaggatcccagaccagtggaagacctcgcgaaccgttcttatccataagaaaggtgaccgagaggaccttcggaactaccgtccgatatgcttgctgagcgtgttatacaaagtattcaccaagatcatcctcacacgcatatctaggacgctggatgaagcccagcctcaagaacaagctggattccgccaagggttcagctgcttggaccacatccagaccgtgtcgagggtcatagaggtttgccgggaataccgcctgccccttgttctaaccttcgtcgactatgagaaagcctttgacagcgtagaaacgaatgcaatactgtcagcgctggtcgatcaaggtgtggacgcgtcgtatgtgaggacattagccaattgctatgaacgatgcacgactaggatacagcttttccaccgccctctcaccatacccattggaaagggggtacgacaaggcgatactatatcgccgaagctgttcacggctgcattgcaatggataatgaaatcactatcctgggaagaaaggggcatacgtgttgatggaagatttctttcgaaccttcgtttcgcggacgacatcgttctcttttcgagcagcaccaatgaagcagaaacgatgctcaacgaattgaacgaagcagggaagagaataggactacgaataaacagaaagaagacacagttcatgaagaacgcgcactgcgaggacggaggagtacaacttgaaggctcccaaatcgtggaaactccgtcatacgtatacctcggacgttctatgaacatggaaaacgacttgaaggaagaactgaatagaagaatgagagcagcatgggcagcattcgcagccgtcagggaagctacggaccaactgacggaccatgatcttcgtgcccatctgttcgactcgacagtccttccagcgctctgttacgcagcggagacgtgggcagacaccgcggccacgtctaggaagctacttattacccacagagcccttgagagatgtctcctgaagtttaaccggcgcacacaacaccttgccggtcttcgtagctccgacttaagaggaatgtcccgtcttcgcgacccagcggaatatgtatcgaaagcaaaacatagatgggccggtcacatcatgagaagaatcgacgatagatggactaaaagaacgctagagtggatcccaagggacgctaaacgcccccgagggagaccgccaacgagatggagtgacgtgttcgctgcacggatggaccagctgagagctcagctggatacggctcaaggacctcgtcaac AAGAAGCAAGAAGAATGTTTCAATGTCATCGTGAAAACTGCTATGGAACTCTATGGATTGGCGGGAAGCGGCAAGCTACTtc CCTTTTCGAGTGGGAATTCGATGGAAGCTTGGGCGAAATAGGCCCGTACAACAATTTCGACGATGGAGAACCAGATGGAGATCGACACAA CAAGACCGAGGATTGCCTAGCTATTTTCATAGACGCAGCAACATATCTGGATCAGCATTGCACTGATGACCTGAGCAAATTAAGG gaaagcTACTACGAAATAAGAGGATTTGTTTGCACTAGTCGAAGAGATTCACATCCTTCAGAAGAATAA
- a CDS encoding hypothetical protein (NECATOR_CHRII.G8633.T1): protein MKNLVAPYSSLLGKFKRTVLLNWRRFAICSMKLVGGKLREWPPLLDKREIQDMVHGSISLFHPLDRVVDTREFQRLRELKQQGVTYFVYPCSTHSRFVHSLGTYWLAFKFVESLKRDSSLNITGQDHLCVSMAALCHDLGHGPFSHLFDGAFREASGAAPYTHESLSILLLRRIVSDPQIRADLERYLGTGDEFARNMTFVEEIISSEKFDVNGTWLPRGRPVEKAFLYDVVANSNDSIDVDKFEYLVRDSFCAGIPIPFNKHSIERLTENARVLPDPHRGFPRICYAKKVADIVLSVGDSRQMLHNLMYQHRVVCAIETMVVKAMTLADKYLSYMGDDGVQYPLSKVTDNLEAYLKTTDAVLRDIANSTVPQMKEAQKILEAIERRNIPVMLSEVECGPSCADLLNSVSNGEATNNWSNIQKMISRKLKEELGENYDDNKIMVLARVMHRGLDGRSHPMTRVLLYDNKQTGEVVPQTVDEEWLRLKTPREAAIWSICLYVSRSMPTEERLKVSSAFDVVVTRSGLRSPESQRRNISS, encoded by the exons GCATGAAACTCGTCGGCGGGAAGCTTCGAGAATGGCCTCCATTACTTGAT aaaCGCGAAATCCAGGACATGGTACATGGCTCAATCTCGCTCTTTCATCCCCTGGATCGTGTAGTGGACACAAGAGAATTCCAGCGATTACGGGAACTCAAACAGCAGGGTGTCACCTATTTTGTGTATCCCTGTAGCACTCATAGCCGATTTGTACATAGCCTAGG GACGTATTGGTTAGCTTTTAAATTCGTCGAGTCTCTGAAAAGAGATTCATCGCTGAATATTACCGGTCAAGATCACTTGTGTGTATCCATGGCAGCATTGTGTCACGATCTCG GGCACGGACCTTTTTCACATCTCTTTGATGGAGCATTCCGTGAAGCTTCTGGAGCCGCTCCTTATACG CACGAATCCCTCTCGATCCTTCTCCTGCGGCGCATTGTGAGCGATCCACAGATCCGCGCTGATCTGGAGCGGTACCTTGGAACTGGCGACGAATTTGCTCGAAACATGACATTCGttgaagaaattatttcttcgGAGAAATTC GATGTTAATGGCACCTGGCTACCTCGTGGTCGGCCCGTGGAAAAAGCTTTTCTCTACGATGTGGTTGCCAACAGCAATGATTCAATCGATGTGGATAAATTTGAGTATTTAGTAAGGGATTCCTTTTGCGCCGGGATACCAATCCCGTTTAATAAG CACAGTATTGAACGGCTTACTGAGAACGCAAGGGTCCTTCCTGATCCGCATCGAGGGTTCCCACGAATATGCTATGCAAAGAAG GTTGCTGATATTGTGTTATCTGTCGGCGATTCGCGACAAATGTTGCACAACCTCATGTACCAGCATCGTGTCGTGTGTGCTATTGAAACGAT GGTTGTAAAAGCAATGACCCTTGCTGACAAATATCTTAGCTACATGGGCGATGACGGAGTACAGTACCCTTTATCCAAAGTTACTGATAACCTGGAGGCATACTTGAAGACCACTGATGCTGTGCTGAGAGAT ATCGCCAACTCGACCGTTCCGCAGATGAAGGAGGCCCAGAAAATACTGGAAGCTATCGAACGGCGAAACATTCCTGTAATGCTCTCTGAGGTGGAATGTGGACCGTCCTGTGCTGATCTG CTTAACTCCGTGTCTAATGGTGAAGCAACGAACAATTGGAGCAACATACAG AAGATGATTAGTCGGAAACTCAAAGAAGAACTTGGAGAAAACTATGATGATAACAAAATTATGGTTCTG GCGCGTGTAATGCACCGTGGGCTTGACGGCAGATCACATCCCATGACCAGAGTTCTTTTGTACGATAATAAACAGACTGGTGAAGTGGTGCCACAAACAGTTGACGAGGAGTGG CTCCGTCTAAAAACTCCGCGAGAAGCGGCGATCTGGTCGATTTGTCTGTACGTGTCGAGGTCGATGCCCACTGAAGAGCGATTAAAAGTGAGCTCTGCCTTCGACGTTGTCGTGACAAGATCAGGATTACGATCACCTGAATCTCAG AGGAGGAACATATCGTCCTGA